The Bacteroidota bacterium genome contains a region encoding:
- a CDS encoding HAMP domain-containing histidine kinase, protein MYLELEKARGLIEKKKFTEALEMLLPLEDSDEGGPEILKLISLCYKNSGDSKNAFVYFKAFTDSEHKKILQENKAKTEELNNALTIHQSRKETKLLQEKNTELQKANDELNNLRKKKNEILEIISEELKLPIVTIQGISMNHFRKISDDKSESFDEIKKDLELVENLSQDILKNVNSILEKNKEEHRA, encoded by the coding sequence ATGTATCTTGAACTGGAAAAAGCCAGAGGGCTTATTGAAAAAAAGAAGTTTACGGAAGCGCTTGAAATGCTTCTCCCACTGGAAGATTCGGATGAAGGCGGACCGGAAATCCTGAAGCTGATTTCACTATGCTATAAAAATTCGGGAGATTCCAAAAATGCATTTGTGTACTTTAAAGCTTTTACTGATTCTGAACACAAAAAAATTCTGCAGGAAAATAAGGCGAAAACGGAAGAGCTTAATAACGCTCTGACCATTCACCAGTCACGAAAAGAAACAAAACTTCTACAGGAAAAAAATACTGAGCTTCAGAAAGCAAATGACGAACTGAATAATCTTAGAAAAAAGAAAAATGAAATTCTTGAAATTATAAGTGAAGAACTGAAACTGCCTATTGTAACTATTCAGGGAATTTCAATGAATCATTTCAGAAAAATATCAGACGATAAATCAGAAAGCTTTGATGAAATTAAAAAAGATCTGGAGCTTGTTGAAAACCTGTCTCAGGATATTCTGAAAAATGTAAACTCCATACTAGAAAAAAACAAAGAGGAACATAGAGCTTAA
- a CDS encoding tetratricopeptide repeat-containing sensor histidine kinase: MFTAETDNILQQIETARELGRSGKLKESNESLKSILSYCKQINFERGIADASYAIGNNYDKLETPEKAVEYCSAALPVYVKLNEGKREAYCCLILSKAYADIGDTSKQAEFLFRGLEKSIAVKDLLLQHKFYNNAANYYQNILNDLNKAIEFVKISSEIASEINDNYGVCVTNCNLGNMYAITGEYDKALAHLKIAEDVNADGLNNEILSCYIIMFIGTVYWKQKKFDIALECFERVVNLAIKNNNWGVYGECVTAMGETYHFLGRTNDAIRLYKSAVEILREKGMFRLLITVYSNFSELYEKLEKYDEALHYHELFRSTRIEHLSLLNKKNLENIKIVSHLHESQKESEILKEKNAELFEINRQLIEVDKEKNDFLGVVVHDLKNPLTNIILIAGNIKRNFEKLASEKKINSFEKIFLTSQRMLQIIDSLLDINKIESGNITLHPEEINVKTLLENIISEFETYSTQKNVKVNLIGEANAEVLNNDAVVIKEILINLISNALKYSHKDSEVKISYYKNTDTKTVFEITDNGLGIKEEEKSRVFQKFARISNKPTAGENSTGLGLSIVKKLTELAGGEISFESEFGKGTTFKVTF; encoded by the coding sequence ATGTTCACTGCTGAAACTGATAATATCCTGCAACAAATCGAAACTGCAAGAGAGTTGGGCCGCTCCGGTAAACTTAAAGAATCAAACGAATCTTTAAAATCTATTTTATCCTACTGCAAACAAATAAATTTTGAGCGCGGAATCGCCGACGCCTCCTACGCCATTGGTAATAATTACGATAAACTTGAAACCCCTGAAAAAGCCGTTGAGTACTGCAGTGCTGCTTTGCCTGTATATGTTAAATTAAATGAAGGCAAACGTGAGGCATACTGCTGCCTTATTCTTTCCAAAGCTTATGCAGATATCGGCGATACTTCAAAACAGGCCGAGTTTTTATTCCGGGGACTTGAGAAATCCATTGCTGTTAAAGATTTGCTCCTTCAGCATAAATTTTATAACAATGCTGCAAACTATTATCAGAATATTTTAAATGATTTAAATAAAGCAATCGAATTTGTAAAGATTTCATCGGAGATAGCCTCTGAAATAAATGATAACTACGGAGTTTGTGTGACTAACTGCAATCTCGGTAATATGTATGCCATCACAGGAGAGTATGATAAAGCGCTTGCTCATTTAAAAATTGCAGAGGATGTAAATGCAGACGGGCTGAACAATGAAATACTCAGCTGCTATATTATTATGTTTATAGGTACAGTGTACTGGAAGCAGAAAAAATTTGATATAGCACTGGAATGTTTTGAGCGCGTAGTAAACCTTGCAATAAAAAATAATAACTGGGGAGTTTACGGTGAATGTGTTACTGCCATGGGAGAAACATATCATTTTCTGGGAAGAACGAATGATGCTATACGGCTTTACAAAAGCGCAGTTGAAATATTGAGAGAAAAAGGGATGTTCAGACTTTTAATAACTGTGTATTCAAATTTTTCCGAGTTATATGAGAAACTTGAAAAATATGATGAAGCCTTGCATTATCACGAGCTGTTCAGAAGTACACGCATAGAGCATCTTTCCTTACTTAACAAAAAGAATCTCGAGAATATAAAAATTGTCAGTCATCTGCATGAGTCCCAAAAGGAATCGGAAATTCTTAAAGAAAAAAATGCAGAGCTGTTTGAAATAAACCGCCAGCTTATAGAAGTAGATAAAGAAAAAAATGATTTTCTCGGAGTGGTAGTGCACGATTTAAAAAATCCTCTCACAAATATTATTCTGATAGCGGGGAATATTAAAAGAAATTTTGAAAAACTCGCATCTGAAAAGAAGATAAACTCATTTGAGAAAATATTTCTTACATCTCAAAGAATGCTTCAGATAATCGACAGCCTTCTCGATATAAATAAAATTGAATCGGGAAATATCACACTGCATCCCGAAGAAATAAATGTGAAGACCTTGCTGGAAAATATTATATCGGAATTTGAAACATACTCAACACAAAAAAACGTAAAAGTAAATTTGATCGGCGAAGCAAATGCAGAAGTATTGAACAACGATGCAGTGGTGATAAAAGAGATATTAATAAATTTAATCTCGAATGCTCTTAAATATTCTCACAAAGACAGTGAGGTGAAAATTAGTTATTATAAAAATACAGATACAAAAACAGTTTTTGAAATTACCGATAACGGACTTGGTATAAAGGAAGAAGAAAAGAGCAGAGTATTTCAGAAGTTTGCAAGAATTAGCAATAAGCCGACTGCGGGAGAAAACTCTACAGGGCTGGGTCTTTCAATCGTAAAAAAATTAACTGAGCTTGCAGGAGGAGAGATTTCATTTGAATCTGAATTCGGCAAAGGAACAACTTTCAAAGTAACATTTTAA
- a CDS encoding ATP-binding protein: MYLIELYELIEAGEGIKTEFKRKFTTPEKIAKEICALANTSGGVILFGVDDDKTIYGIESEKEEIELISTTAKFYCEPEIEFDSEVLYIKNKDILVVKIPESKNKPHRIISEDENENGKVYVRFNDKSIIASKEAEKILKSSVDTETPLKLYIGDIEKALFAYLELNQKITVKGFKRLVNISERRASRTLINLVRAQVIRHHFLDNEEFFTLV, translated from the coding sequence ATGTACTTAATTGAGCTTTACGAATTAATTGAAGCCGGTGAAGGAATAAAGACAGAATTCAAAAGAAAATTTACAACTCCCGAAAAAATTGCTAAAGAAATTTGTGCCCTTGCAAATACTTCAGGCGGGGTAATACTTTTCGGAGTAGATGACGATAAAACCATCTACGGCATTGAAAGCGAAAAGGAAGAAATAGAACTTATCTCCACCACTGCCAAATTTTATTGCGAACCTGAAATTGAATTCGATTCAGAAGTTCTTTACATAAAAAATAAAGATATACTTGTTGTAAAAATTCCCGAGAGCAAAAATAAACCGCACCGCATAATTTCTGAAGATGAAAATGAGAACGGCAAAGTTTATGTCCGCTTCAATGATAAAAGTATAATAGCATCTAAGGAAGCAGAGAAAATTTTAAAGAGCTCCGTTGATACGGAAACTCCTCTTAAGCTTTACATCGGTGATATTGAAAAAGCTTTATTCGCTTATCTGGAATTGAATCAGAAAATAACCGTGAAGGGATTTAAAAGGCTGGTAAATATTTCTGAAAGAAGAGCAAGCAGGACACTTATAAATCTTGTAAGAGCGCAGGTAATACGCCATCACTTTTTAGATAATGAAGAATTTTTTACACTGGTATAA
- the ruvX gene encoding Holliday junction resolvase RuvX, translated as MKKVIAIDFGAKRVGLAVSDETLRFSFERGAILNDSKLQENIYKFIKDEDADVIVVGYPLNLKSEKTLQTLEVDNFIERLQSFFLSKKEDIKIEIFDERFTSKMASGYIASSSMKKSKRQNKSMIDSISAQIILQDYLDKNINIRNQT; from the coding sequence ATTAAAAAAGTTATCGCAATAGATTTCGGTGCTAAACGTGTAGGTCTTGCCGTATCTGACGAGACACTTCGCTTTTCATTTGAAAGAGGCGCGATACTTAATGACAGTAAATTGCAGGAAAATATATACAAGTTTATAAAGGATGAAGATGCCGATGTTATTGTCGTCGGCTATCCTTTAAATCTTAAGTCTGAAAAAACTTTACAAACTTTGGAGGTCGATAATTTTATCGAACGCCTTCAAAGTTTTTTTTTATCAAAAAAAGAAGATATAAAAATCGAAATTTTTGATGAAAGATTTACAAGTAAAATGGCTTCGGGCTACATTGCAAGCTCTTCAATGAAGAAAAGCAAACGGCAGAATAAGTCGATGATAGACAGCATTTCCGCGCAAATTATACTTCAGGATTATCTTGATAAAAATATTAACATAAGGAATCAGACATAA
- a CDS encoding HU family DNA-binding protein translates to MEEKLIGRRVTRKLIVDSLFDSMRELIMMADPTIRIEIRDFGVFEVKKTKPKPKARNLKTGEFVFVPGRRKMHFKPGKILKNFLKEKIANPLS, encoded by the coding sequence ATGGAAGAAAAATTGATCGGAAGAAGAGTAACGAGAAAACTCATCGTTGACTCTCTTTTTGATTCAATGAGGGAGCTTATCATGATGGCTGACCCTACTATCCGAATTGAAATAAGAGATTTTGGTGTTTTTGAAGTAAAGAAAACAAAACCAAAACCAAAGGCAAGAAATCTTAAAACCGGCGAATTTGTATTTGTACCCGGCAGAAGAAAAATGCATTTCAAACCGGGTAAAATTCTTAAGAATTTCCTTAAAGAGAAAATCGCTAATCCTTTAAGCTAA
- a CDS encoding CDP-alcohol phosphatidyltransferase family protein, which produces MLKELFYISNFLSIFRIILLFPLSYLLITDNEGSKGLIIVILLSMYATDLLDGFLARKLNQVTELGKIIDPLADKISVVTLVLILLILNKIPLWFVLIVVLRDILILLFGLILKGRKKITLMSNYPGKIAVFSIGVVILISTLNLSALFSIQYYLMLVSTALILYSSFLYLKRFNQTIGEKNGTRDLH; this is translated from the coding sequence ATGCTAAAAGAATTATTTTATATTTCAAATTTTTTATCTATTTTTAGGATAATTCTTTTATTTCCCCTAAGTTATCTGTTGATTACTGATAATGAAGGAAGCAAAGGCTTAATAATAGTAATATTATTAAGTATGTATGCAACTGATTTATTAGACGGCTTTTTGGCGAGAAAGCTAAATCAGGTTACAGAGCTAGGGAAAATAATAGATCCACTGGCAGATAAAATATCCGTAGTAACTCTTGTTTTGATTCTCCTGATACTAAACAAAATACCATTATGGTTTGTTTTGATAGTAGTATTGAGAGATATCTTAATCCTTCTTTTCGGATTAATATTAAAGGGACGAAAAAAAATTACCCTTATGTCAAACTATCCGGGCAAAATTGCCGTATTTAGTATTGGCGTGGTAATTTTAATTTCGACTCTTAATTTATCTGCCCTATTTAGCATTCAGTATTATTTAATGCTGGTCTCAACAGCATTAATATTGTATTCATCTTTTTTATATTTAAAAAGATTCAACCAAACAATAGGAGAAAAAAATGGCACAAGAGACTTACATTGA
- a CDS encoding DUF3667 domain-containing protein — MEKCLNCGTKLMGKFCYHCGQEKIVDDSNMKALLKDFFRNSFRWESTYFATIKKLFTAPGIFIKNYIEGKRKPYIKPVTFFILVVSFYIITFHTFSENDFSYMSRTFLGETSKEIIILGVSVAEFQHFITNKMNYMIFIQPVFYAYFFTLFFRKPKIKIAESFIFYFYIMGAGFLIAALFIFLSLINSNIWNLRFFPMAVFEIYAMIQFTQSKTASGILKSAAVLLLGSVSYIITASAIVIGYLKLTH, encoded by the coding sequence ATGGAAAAATGTTTAAACTGCGGAACAAAACTGATGGGTAAGTTTTGTTATCATTGCGGTCAGGAAAAAATTGTTGATGACTCGAATATGAAGGCTCTTCTCAAGGATTTTTTCCGGAACTCATTTCGATGGGAGTCCACATATTTTGCTACTATCAAAAAATTATTTACAGCGCCGGGAATATTTATAAAAAATTATATTGAGGGAAAAAGAAAGCCTTACATAAAGCCCGTAACTTTTTTTATTTTAGTTGTATCGTTTTACATAATAACATTCCATACTTTCAGCGAGAATGATTTCAGCTATATGAGCAGAACTTTCTTAGGTGAAACCTCAAAGGAAATTATAATTCTTGGAGTCTCGGTTGCAGAATTTCAGCATTTTATTACCAATAAAATGAATTACATGATTTTCATTCAGCCGGTTTTTTATGCGTACTTCTTTACACTGTTCTTTAGAAAGCCAAAAATAAAAATTGCCGAAAGCTTCATCTTTTATTTTTATATTATGGGAGCGGGATTTCTGATAGCAGCTCTTTTTATTTTTCTTAGTTTGATAAATTCTAATATATGGAATCTAAGATTCTTTCCTATGGCTGTTTTCGAAATTTATGCAATGATTCAGTTTACTCAGTCAAAAACTGCTTCCGGAATTTTAAAATCTGCTGCGGTATTACTGCTGGGAAGTGTTTCATATATAATTACTGCATCGGCAATCGTAATAGGATATTTAAAATTAACACATTAA
- a CDS encoding DUF3667 domain-containing protein produces MENCLNCGTELNGKYCHNCGQQKISKRFSVKSLFHDFLHSSFHWESTLISTIKELLISPGNFMRNYIEGKRKSYSSPVSFFILTLTIFLILFHFISENYLNYINQMVMGERSNSLSIYGMTVPELQHLISSKLNYFMFILPPAFGFSFILFFRKTKINFAESLVISFYVLGQGMLISSVLILFLMISFKLWNLRFFFTFGYYIYAMIQFSRSNILPGFFKSLGVIIISYLFYMLTVVILVLGYLRLTH; encoded by the coding sequence ATGGAAAATTGTTTAAACTGCGGTACAGAACTGAACGGGAAATACTGCCATAACTGCGGCCAGCAAAAGATTTCGAAAAGATTTTCGGTAAAATCTTTGTTCCATGATTTTCTTCACAGCTCTTTTCACTGGGAATCTACTCTCATATCTACAATAAAAGAATTGTTAATTTCCCCGGGAAATTTCATGCGAAATTATATAGAGGGTAAAAGAAAATCTTATTCTTCTCCTGTCTCATTTTTTATTCTGACGCTTACTATATTTCTTATACTGTTTCATTTTATCAGTGAAAACTATCTGAACTATATAAACCAGATGGTGATGGGTGAGAGGTCAAACAGCCTTTCAATTTACGGAATGACGGTTCCTGAATTGCAGCATTTAATATCAAGCAAGCTGAATTACTTCATGTTCATATTGCCTCCGGCATTCGGCTTTTCTTTTATACTGTTCTTTCGCAAGACTAAAATAAATTTTGCAGAGTCCCTGGTAATTTCATTTTATGTACTCGGTCAGGGAATGCTGATTTCTTCAGTTCTCATTTTATTTTTAATGATAAGCTTTAAGCTATGGAACCTGAGATTTTTCTTTACGTTCGGATATTATATATATGCAATGATTCAGTTTTCGCGCTCGAATATTCTTCCGGGATTCTTTAAATCGCTTGGTGTGATTATAATTAGCTATTTATTCTATATGTTGACCGTTGTAATTTTAGTGCTGGGCTACTTGAGACTGACTCATTAA
- a CDS encoding cysteine desulfurase, with amino-acid sequence MDRIYFDNAATTPVAPEVFEAMLPYIQFQFGNASSVHHFGKGVKVILEDTRDLVADFLKCKPKEILFTSGGTESDNFAIKGTTFHFLNSGKNHIITTSIEHSALNESVKYLTERFGTEVTFIRPERDGSIDPQKVLAAVTPKTHLISMMHANNELGVVNDIKTIADNTDRNEVIFHADTVQSIGKTPFNTKDFNVNIACMSGHKIYGPKGIGVMYIKDGTPIDKLIHGGKQERNMRGGTENIAGIVGLKKALEILIARMDEDLQHYKELKGYFKAKLNEYFPEGVLINGDSAHTLDNIINISFDQNYYDVDSETLLINLDLKGTACSSGSACTSGSPQPSRILMELGLDYQTALCSVRVSFGRDNTTAEIDKFFEIVRNIAKKRSVN; translated from the coding sequence ATGGATAGAATTTATTTTGATAATGCAGCAACTACTCCCGTTGCTCCCGAAGTATTTGAAGCAATGCTTCCCTATATTCAGTTCCAGTTCGGGAACGCTTCTTCAGTGCATCATTTTGGTAAGGGAGTGAAAGTCATCCTGGAAGACACACGCGACCTGGTTGCAGATTTTCTGAAATGCAAGCCGAAGGAAATTTTATTTACATCCGGCGGAACGGAGTCCGATAACTTTGCAATTAAAGGAACGACATTTCATTTTTTAAACTCAGGTAAGAATCATATCATAACAACTTCAATTGAGCACTCAGCTCTGAATGAAAGCGTGAAGTATCTTACTGAGAGATTCGGAACTGAAGTTACTTTTATACGACCTGAACGGGACGGCTCAATCGACCCGCAAAAAGTTCTTGCAGCAGTTACTCCGAAGACACATTTGATTTCAATGATGCATGCGAACAATGAGCTCGGAGTAGTGAACGATATAAAAACAATTGCAGATAATACCGATAGAAACGAAGTTATTTTTCACGCTGATACGGTGCAATCGATAGGGAAGACTCCGTTCAATACAAAAGATTTTAATGTTAACATTGCCTGCATGAGCGGTCATAAAATTTACGGACCTAAAGGCATTGGAGTTATGTATATTAAAGACGGCACTCCTATTGATAAATTAATTCACGGCGGCAAGCAGGAAAGAAATATGCGCGGCGGCACGGAAAACATTGCTGGTATTGTCGGATTGAAAAAGGCTCTTGAAATTTTAATTGCCAGAATGGATGAAGACTTGCAGCACTACAAAGAATTAAAAGGATACTTCAAAGCAAAGCTGAATGAATACTTCCCTGAAGGTGTTCTTATCAATGGAGATTCAGCACATACGTTAGATAATATTATCAATATATCATTTGATCAGAACTACTACGATGTTGATTCAGAAACACTTCTTATAAATCTTGATTTGAAAGGCACCGCCTGTTCAAGCGGCTCTGCATGTACATCGGGCTCTCCGCAGCCATCAAGAATTTTAATGGAGCTGGGACTAGATTACCAGACTGCATTATGCTCGGTAAGAGTTTCCTTCGGAAGAGATAATACTACAGCTGAAATAGATAAGTTCTTTGAGATTGTAAGAAATATTGCTAAGAAGAGAAGCGTGAACTGA
- the pssA gene encoding CDP-diacylglycerol--serine O-phosphatidyltransferase, protein MINIPRNFIPSLFTILNAFCGFMSIISSAQGNYDKAILFIVYAALFDAVDGLAARLTKSASKFGVELDSLSDVISFGAAPSFMIYNIYFKDHGDLGVFLASLILLFAAIRLARFNVQLVGFDKDYFSGVPVPMAAMTICSYIYFYHNKLFGYDLSEKFIIGLAVLLPILMVSKFRYDSIPKVSFTAIKKYPVKFIFLFVGIIICIVTKGEGLFLFCLFYLSTGIFRGVYNQLSKTKKRQPFSEEEAETKKVKVN, encoded by the coding sequence ATGATTAATATTCCGCGTAACTTTATACCGAGCTTATTTACAATCCTTAATGCCTTCTGCGGATTTATGTCCATCATAAGTTCTGCCCAAGGCAACTACGATAAAGCAATTCTTTTCATTGTATATGCTGCTCTCTTTGATGCAGTTGACGGCTTAGCTGCAAGACTTACAAAGTCAGCCAGCAAGTTCGGAGTAGAACTCGATTCCCTCTCCGATGTTATCTCATTCGGAGCCGCTCCTTCATTCATGATTTATAATATCTATTTCAAAGACCACGGAGACCTGGGAGTATTCTTAGCTTCTCTCATTCTTCTGTTCGCAGCAATAAGATTAGCAAGATTTAATGTACAGTTAGTAGGATTTGATAAGGATTACTTCAGCGGAGTTCCTGTCCCTATGGCTGCAATGACTATCTGCTCATACATTTACTTCTATCACAATAAGCTATTCGGTTATGACTTAAGTGAGAAGTTTATCATAGGGCTTGCAGTTTTATTACCAATATTAATGGTAAGCAAGTTCAGATATGACTCCATTCCGAAAGTCTCTTTTACTGCAATAAAGAAATACCCTGTAAAGTTTATCTTCCTTTTTGTCGGGATTATTATTTGTATCGTTACAAAAGGCGAAGGATTATTTTTATTCTGTCTGTTCTACCTGAGTACAGGAATTTTCAGAGGTGTGTACAATCAATTGAGTAAAACCAAAAAGCGCCAGCCGTTTTCCGAAGAAGAAGCTGAGACTAAAAAAGTTAAGGTAAATTAA
- a CDS encoding phosphatidylserine decarboxylase family protein, whose product MFKITFYGRDVVLKMVIICALIFCGSLFVPIFIVKVILLLLVIFLMSFTFYFFRDPERSIPQNYDDSMILAPGDGKIVVIEDIINKEDNLYAKGEPLKQVSIFLSPLNVHVNRNPTNGTVKYYKYIEGEYLVAFDHKSSDRNERTEIGIEDRMGRKVLFKQIAGFVARRIVCDLDEGDTVKAGERFGMIKFGSRVDILLKPDTEIKVKLNDMVTGGETVVAVNK is encoded by the coding sequence TTGTTTAAAATTACATTCTACGGCAGAGACGTTGTACTTAAAATGGTTATAATATGCGCTCTGATTTTCTGCGGTTCTTTATTCGTTCCGATTTTCATAGTGAAAGTCATTTTACTTTTGCTTGTTATATTCCTGATGTCATTCACTTTCTATTTTTTCAGGGACCCTGAAAGAAGCATTCCCCAAAATTATGACGACAGCATGATACTCGCTCCCGGCGATGGAAAGATTGTCGTTATCGAAGACATCATAAATAAAGAAGATAACTTATACGCAAAGGGAGAGCCGCTTAAACAAGTAAGCATTTTCCTTTCTCCGCTTAACGTTCACGTAAACAGAAATCCCACTAACGGCACTGTTAAATATTACAAATACATCGAAGGTGAATACCTTGTAGCATTCGACCACAAATCATCCGATAGAAACGAACGAACAGAAATAGGCATCGAAGACAGAATGGGACGTAAAGTCTTGTTCAAACAAATTGCCGGATTCGTTGCGCGCAGAATTGTATGCGATCTTGACGAAGGCGATACCGTAAAAGCAGGCGAAAGATTCGGCATGATTAAATTCGGCTCGCGTGTTGATATTCTATTAAAACCCGATACAGAGATAAAAGTAAAATTAAACGACATGGTTACCGGCGGCGAAACTGTTGTAGCTGTTAACAAATGA
- a CDS encoding phosphoribosylaminoimidazolesuccinocarboxamide synthase, giving the protein MKKELLYEGKAKRIWSTDEHNLVVQEFKDDATAFNGLKKDQIKNKGVLNTSISSGIFDYLIEHGVKTHFVKKLSDNEMLVKKVHIIPVEVVIRNIAAGSLVKKFGFSEGEELKFPLVEYYLKDDALGDPLFSLEHIHLLELATKEEMDTIHSMALHINELMRKFWYDRGIDLVDFKLEFGRDEHGEVILADEISPDTCRLWDIHTGEKMDKDRFRFDMGKVEEAYEEISKRVSIHNN; this is encoded by the coding sequence ATGAAAAAAGAACTTTTATACGAAGGTAAAGCTAAGCGCATCTGGTCAACGGATGAGCACAATCTCGTCGTTCAGGAATTCAAAGACGATGCAACTGCATTCAACGGGCTTAAGAAAGATCAAATAAAAAACAAAGGGGTTCTTAATACAAGCATCTCCTCAGGTATATTTGATTATCTTATTGAACACGGCGTTAAAACTCACTTTGTCAAAAAGCTGAGCGACAATGAAATGCTTGTTAAAAAAGTTCATATCATTCCGGTTGAAGTTGTTATAAGAAATATTGCTGCCGGCAGCTTGGTTAAAAAGTTTGGATTCTCCGAAGGCGAAGAGCTTAAGTTTCCATTGGTAGAATATTACCTTAAAGATGACGCTCTCGGCGATCCGTTATTTTCACTTGAGCATATTCATTTGCTTGAGCTTGCCACAAAAGAAGAGATGGATACAATTCATTCGATGGCTTTGCATATCAATGAACTCATGAGAAAATTCTGGTACGACAGAGGAATTGACCTTGTTGACTTCAAACTAGAGTTTGGCAGAGACGAACACGGCGAAGTAATTCTTGCCGATGAAATTTCTCCCGATACATGCCGCCTTTGGGATATACATACAGGAGAAAAAATGGATAAGGACAGATTCAGATTTGATATGGGCAAAGTTGAAGAAGCATATGAAGAAATAAGTAAACGAGTTTCCATTCACAATAATTAA
- a CDS encoding GIY-YIG nuclease family protein, translating into MPQPGYIYILINPTLNGLVKIGKTSKTSEERAKELSSATGVPTQFMVAYDEFFEDIDLAENHVHEVLKNMGHHVFPNKEFFDIALKDAIGILNETKKYYNTLMSKMESKNIFEGEDYDVSPFESILEEAYRYKLGSDEYFQDDFKAFDLFLKAYNLGSGEACVWIAESKFYGEGCSKNEREAFEYLREGVKRGEIKCYVIMEKYYTELGQIENAGKCLKLLFDTIKGKDDVDSLMAIRYYFDEQIESKKEIKFIEEIISYIPKLVSLYEYSIENYSNNLYGISDTEKSQLIKKCKDKITILNNL; encoded by the coding sequence ATGCCCCAGCCAGGTTACATTTACATCTTAATAAATCCAACTTTAAATGGATTAGTAAAAATAGGAAAAACTTCAAAGACATCTGAAGAAAGAGCAAAAGAACTTTCTTCAGCCACTGGTGTTCCAACTCAATTTATGGTCGCTTATGACGAATTTTTTGAAGATATAGATTTAGCAGAAAATCACGTTCATGAAGTTTTAAAAAATATGGGACATCATGTATTTCCCAATAAAGAATTTTTTGATATTGCGTTAAAAGATGCTATAGGAATATTAAATGAGACTAAAAAATACTATAATACACTTATGAGCAAAATGGAATCTAAAAATATTTTTGAAGGCGAAGATTACGATGTATCTCCTTTTGAAAGTATTTTGGAAGAAGCATATAGATATAAATTAGGAAGTGATGAATATTTTCAAGATGACTTTAAAGCCTTTGACCTTTTTCTAAAAGCATACAATCTAGGTTCAGGGGAAGCATGCGTTTGGATAGCTGAATCTAAATTCTATGGGGAAGGTTGTTCTAAAAATGAAAGAGAAGCTTTTGAGTATCTTAGAGAAGGAGTAAAAAGAGGAGAAATAAAATGTTATGTTATTATGGAAAAATACTATACTGAATTAGGACAAATCGAAAATGCGGGAAAATGTTTAAAACTATTATTTGATACAATAAAAGGTAAAGATGATGTTGATAGTTTAATGGCTATTCGTTACTATTTTGATGAACAAATAGAAAGCAAAAAAGAAATAAAGTTCATTGAAGAAATAATCTCATATATCCCCAAGTTAGTTTCACTTTATGAATATTCAATTGAAAATTATAGTAACAATTTATATGGAATTAGCGATACTGAAAAGTCTCAACTAATAAAGAAATGCAAAGATAAGATAACTATATTAAATAATTTGTAA